In Streptomyces hawaiiensis, one genomic interval encodes:
- a CDS encoding UDP-N-acetylmuramoyl-tripeptide--D-alanyl-D-alanine ligase, which produces MIALSLAEIAEVVGGQTHDIPDPSVQVTGPVVRDSREAGPGSLFVAFAGERVDGHDFAAAVVEGGAVAVLGTRPVGVPAIVVDDVQNALGALARHVVRRLGATLVALTGSAGKTSTKDLIAQVLRRKAPTVFTPGSLNNEIGLPLTALSATEETRFLVLEMGARGIGHIRYLAGLTPPKVGLVLNVGSAHIGEFGGREQIAQAKGELVEALPEDGTAILNADDPYVRAMASRTKAKVIFFGESGEADVRAENVRLTDTGQPSFRLHTPSGASDVTMRLYGEHHVSNALAAAAVAHELGMSADEIAVALSEAGSLSRWRMEVTERPDGVTVVNDAYNANPESMRAALRALAAIGKGRRTWAVLGKMAELGDEALAEHDAVGRLAVRLNVSKLVAVGGREAAWLQLGAYNEGSWGEESVHVSDAQAAVDLLRSELRPGDVVLVKASRSVGLESVAQALMETGAEGEVSAR; this is translated from the coding sequence GTGATCGCCCTCTCCCTCGCCGAGATCGCAGAAGTCGTCGGCGGGCAGACGCACGACATACCGGATCCGTCCGTCCAGGTCACCGGGCCGGTCGTCCGGGACTCCCGGGAGGCGGGACCGGGCAGCCTGTTCGTGGCCTTCGCCGGGGAGCGCGTGGACGGCCACGACTTCGCCGCGGCGGTCGTCGAGGGCGGAGCGGTGGCCGTGCTCGGCACCCGCCCCGTCGGCGTGCCCGCGATCGTCGTGGACGACGTCCAGAACGCTCTCGGCGCCCTCGCCCGGCACGTCGTGCGGCGCCTCGGCGCCACCCTCGTCGCCCTCACCGGCTCGGCGGGCAAGACCAGCACCAAGGACCTCATCGCGCAGGTGCTCCGGCGCAAGGCCCCGACGGTGTTCACGCCCGGCTCGCTCAACAACGAGATCGGGCTGCCGCTGACCGCGCTCAGTGCCACCGAGGAGACCAGGTTCCTCGTCCTGGAGATGGGCGCCCGCGGCATCGGACACATCCGCTACCTCGCCGGCCTGACACCCCCGAAGGTCGGCCTCGTCCTCAACGTCGGCAGCGCCCACATCGGCGAGTTCGGCGGCCGCGAGCAGATCGCGCAGGCCAAGGGCGAGCTGGTGGAGGCACTCCCGGAGGACGGCACCGCGATCCTCAACGCGGACGACCCCTACGTACGGGCCATGGCCTCCCGTACGAAGGCGAAGGTGATCTTTTTCGGAGAGTCCGGCGAAGCGGACGTTCGAGCCGAGAACGTGCGACTCACGGACACCGGACAGCCCTCGTTCAGGCTTCACACACCCTCCGGTGCAAGCGATGTGACCATGCGCCTGTACGGTGAGCACCACGTGTCGAACGCGCTCGCCGCGGCCGCCGTCGCCCACGAGTTGGGCATGTCCGCTGACGAGATCGCCGTCGCGCTCTCCGAGGCGGGCTCCCTCTCCCGCTGGCGGATGGAGGTCACCGAGCGCCCGGACGGCGTGACGGTCGTCAACGACGCCTACAACGCGAACCCCGAGTCCATGCGAGCCGCTCTGCGCGCGCTCGCGGCGATCGGCAAGGGGCGTCGTACGTGGGCGGTGCTCGGCAAGATGGCCGAGCTCGGGGACGAGGCTCTCGCCGAGCACGACGCGGTCGGGCGGCTCGCCGTCCGGCTCAACGTCAGCAAGCTCGTCGCGGTCGGTGGCAGGGAAGCCGCCTGGCTGCAACTGGGCGCATATAACGAGGGTTCGTGGGGTGAGGAGTCGGTGCACGTGTCCGACGCACAGGCGGCGGTCGACCTGTTGCGCAGCGAGTTGCGCCCGGGGGACGTCGTGCTCGTGAAGGCGTCCCGTTCGGTCGGCCTCGAGAGCGTGGCGCAGGCGCTCATGGAGACCGGTGCCGAGGGTGAGGTTTCCGCCCGATGA